The Melanotaenia boesemani isolate fMelBoe1 chromosome 11, fMelBoe1.pri, whole genome shotgun sequence genome includes the window CAGACAGGTGAAAAGCGTCCACTAAATGGCAGTAATGATACCggtgatttgttttaattaataaatatgtacagatacatctgagattggtagcagtttatttagtgttaaataatatttctttctagttgctgttTACTCCAGCTGGGCGGGCGGTGCTCTAGCTGGGTAGGCGGTGCAAagggacaccatcaccgctattaaccaggtggacaaggagctgtgggaaataaagacggtctggacagaaatgaggacaagaataaaaacattgtgtaagaataaataaataaaggaaatcctcctcttgtgtgtttcgttagcgtagcatcacttctagacctccagcctccagtctggtcccgctctgctggaatgaaggaccaaagctactttccacactgatgctacatgctggcagcagactgactccttatttatctggatgggttttataacatgaagttttgtttcacaatgacagaacatgttttagtggttgagcttcttattaacatcatctccctttttcctgaacatcctgGTTTTTCCCCAGCGTGGCTCTTAGtagaattaatatggaatgtgtctttattcatttctgcaaacagctttaatatctaacacgTGGTGtggaaggtaatagtggattgtgtacagatgcctcacatttcacattttttcctcagttttattctggaccgttggtgtcgcagtttcccgttttcccagatttgTGCGTACGCCTGAGTCAGAGCtgtgtggaggtaggaacattttcccttAAAGTTTGGTTTTGATAAATGACAAAAGATGACTATATTTGGGGTACGTatgtttttgttcctacgccaaCTTTATAAATAGGGCCCCCCggagctttatttataaaataatccTAATAACCCTAACGCTTAttacactgtgatgacagcatctccacctgctgccactattctgtctttctgacaccagtaacgtccacgccgtgtccaccagttaaacatttttatgtttgtcaatGAGGCCCATCAGGACCTTggtctcacaccccgaaaaaaTCCACTTTTCCTCCGTTTCCACTgccgagccatcatggaaatgtgatgaatatgtattacaggcgttcATCTGACCATTTaaagccaccatgtgggcggggcaaggcgttccctcacgtgttctggaaacaggtgtaggacgtgcgtGGATACTcgtttataaatctgaaagtagacgTGCAGCATTTCCCTTTTGCACCGCAAacaccacctgtagtttgctttgctacacacagtttgataaatgaggcgcCTGGACTTTTTTAATCTACATTTGATAAACTGgattaaatacagaaacaagaacaaactATAATAATTTGCAGATACATCTGTGATGGGAATCAGCATCAGCTCCTCCTTTTTAGAAAAACACTGCTGATGTcagtggaaaaaataaacagataaactcCACAACCCCAGCAGACGTCAGTGTTTCCAGAGCAGAACCTGCTGGGTGGGAATCTTTCTGAATCCAGCTGATTTTATCTGATGAAATTTAGGGATTAAATCTACTTCAGAAGGCCATTTTCTCCACAGAATAAACTGGGTTTGAGGGCTGAAAATCAGGTTTTACTTTTACGAACTAAAGCCAGGAGGTGGAGCATGTTGGCTAAACTCCGGTGATCAGAATCCACTCTGCTGTCGGCATGTCCAcctcacagatgaaagcagctgcaggaaaatCCCTGAAGCATTGTCGCTCcacttcctgcagcttttcacAGTTAATGATAGATTAACGGTTTACTGACGAGAATATCGTAACCACCTCGTTATATGAATGAACCTTCAAACGAGCTGCTCTGTCACGATAACAGATGAACGATTCTGCTAAATATAAGACTGTCCTGGCCCAGCCTAGCCGGGACTGAAAACAGCTTGCtcaccacaagtaaacaataAATTTCTGCAGTTtggtttctggttttactttggtgttcaaataTAATCCATATTTCATCAGAATCGGTCCAGTATGAGCAACAGGAGAGGCAGTCAGATATCCACCACGTTGATCTACGTCActtcttttctttggtttgcTGGATGCTTCATTATCTTTCACACTGGAAGAGAACCAAACCAGGAGACCCCCGGTTTTCAAGCGGAACAGAGTTTACTTTTTTGGTTGCACCGGAATGAGAATGATCTTTCACACTGCTCTAAATGAACCATACATCAACCTAAGGCTGCTAGGATCTGATGAAGCTCCATGTCTTACTCTGATGGAAATacaagttgtcctgcattaccCATAATCCACTGGCTTTCTTGTCTTCTCCTCCATTAATATTTAATGCAGCAAGGATGGCAAAATGTAACTTGGAAGGTTCGGTTCATTTGacaaagtgcagtgtgaaagcaaactgggaccagaagaACGTTGCATTCCCCAACTCAACCTACTCCAGCAGAATATAAGGTGTGAGTCTTGAAATGCAGTTTGTGGTCTCTGATCCCACTCAGGTCCACGAGGCCACACTGTGCTCAGATTTTTTAACCATGCCAACAACTCGTGTGCTTGATCAGAgaacaaacacagcagaaaaaattGGAGCACAAGCAGAACAACACAGACGTGTCCAGACTGGACCAGAGGCCATCGGTATGTCTACGCACCACAGGAAGctaaaacacaactaaacaagCTGACTTAGACCGGCCAGGATCCTGCAGACGGTAAACAGAAGCAACTCTGTCTCATGTTAACGATGCTGAAAAATGAATAACATCTCAGTTTCTTTACTGTTGTACTCGATCAAAATACTGGACGCTGTGGTTCAAAGCTCATCACTGATCAGCTGAAGATCAGTCTTGGAACCTGTAATGATCAGTATCAAAATTAATTATGCATCATCAAAATGCTGTCTTGCTATTTCAAAGACCCTCCTGGTCCTACATAGCATACAGTTTCTCTGACAACAGACCGACCTTTTCGATGTTGCTGCAGTTGTACTCGGAGATCACCCACTTGGCCCTCTGGCGGAGGTGGAGCCTGTGGACGGACATCATGTGACGGAAGCATTTGGACAGCGTCTCTGAGCTCTGCAGCAGGACTCCTCTCTGTGTGAAGACGCTCCAGGAGCGTCTGACAGGCTGTGGCTGTTTCCTGAGTGATGCTGCATGTCTTAGGGGATGGTTTGGAGTCTCTGAAATGCAGAATGCATCTTTGGTTTGTTGAGTACTTCTGGGTGGAGGTTCTATGTGGGCACTGCGTTTTCGAGCAACGAGGCGATCGATGGCTCCCCGTTTTTCGTCTTCTGTGTCGGGCTTCGTCACAGACAGGAGGTCGCCTGTACTGGCGATAATGGGAGCTGGTTTGGCAGGTCTGATGGGCAGCCGACAGTCTGATGCAACAGTCGGGAACCACGGGGTGAAGACCGGAGGAGTCCGACAGGGGAAAGGCCCCAAAAGCTTCGCCGTCCTGTCTAATAGGGAGCTGAGCCTGTTTGCTGATCCAGGCTGATAGTGCAGAACCACATCCTCCATACAGACAGATGTTCAGCACTCTGAcatctccaccttccttctcCTCATCTTCTTCCTTCTCATTATATCCACCCAGTAGGACGGGCAACAGAAAGACTGTGGAGGCACATTTATAGCACACTTACTTCACTGTAGCCCCAAAACTTAACATACTCTTTACACAGTTTAAATATGTGACATATGTGACAAAGGAATAACTGGTGATGTGTTAATGGatgaatattttaactgttacaagatataaaaacatatttaaagcaGCAGAATGTTCCCCTGTACAGGCGGCAACATAAGATCCTAGTCCAGAATATGTTTGTACAAATTAGGAAGCAGCAATCCTAATACAGTATGCAGCATTCCAAAATAACAGGGAgaaatgcagcaaaaaaaacTCAGAGCATTGCCATCAAAATCAAACACGGTTCAAATTAGGACTCGACCGATTAATCGTCACGCCGGAAAAATTAGCCCTATTCAAAATAGCCAATATGGGCCATTGTTTTGTTGCTTATACGCCGATTTATTCATACTTTctcataaaaaagtaaatgctGTTAAGTGTCGGAGTTGTGCAGAATGATGTCCACGCGGTGTTTGTCCCctagatggagctctgattCAATCCCACAGTCATCCCTgcaagcagcaacctccgcctgtaaaatcTGACGTCTAAGCAAAAGTACAAAGAAAATGCAGCTCCCTCCTCATCCACTAGgagctggctccaaaacagaacaaatccccatagactcccatgttaaaaagaccaacttcacagcagaattaaacaagtttaaagcctggtacaaaaatccattttattctgttctattctacagtcatttagcagacgcttttatccaaagcgacttacatttgagagtaagaacaacacaagcatgaattcaaacaagacgggacgtcatcattaagtgatagtcagactgctttgagtccagttggacccagatgctgtcatgtagtgctagaggcagtgcataaaaaaaaaaaaaaaaaaaattaagtaattttgtttaaatacgaGATcgcaatttcatcacacaatattaACTTgagcataagtgcacacagcttcttcagtatttggttgagccaaagagctagACAAATCTGTCTACCTCAttctaaatgtggaaatgctccttaaacaactgagtctttagtttgcttttaaaagtggatacggactctgcggatcggacggagtttggtagatggttccaccaccggggaacaacagaggagtaGAATCTAGCTAcggatgtggcgccaccttgtggtgggagcactaggcgtctttcactggtagagcgtaactgtggagagggagtgtagccctggattaaggagtggaggtagagggagtgtagctctggattaaggagtggaggtagaccggagccgtttgggttattgttttgtaagccagaagcagagctttgaatctgatgcgctgcaactggaagccagcggagagcaattagcagcggagtgacatgagctcttttgggctggttgaagaccagacgtgctgctgcattctggatcatctgcagaggtttaactgagcatgcaggcaggccagccagtaaggagttgcagtagtcaatgcgtaaaatgaccagagcctggaccaggagctgggtcgtgtgttcagtcaggtagggtctgatcctcctgatgttgtagagagcaaatcagcaagattgagcaaccgaggcaacatggtccttaaaggtcagctggttgtctaccatgacatcaagattcctggtagaagacgtaggcacaagcttGATAGAGTcgagctgcacgcttatctgtggcagtaaggaaggattggctggaaagacaataagctcagtcttggacagatttagctgaaggtggcgatccttcatccatgcagagatatcagcaacatgctgatattcacattgagacgttgtgtcttcaggtgggaaagaaaggaaaagctgagtgtcatctgcatagcagtggtaggagaaaccatgagagctaatgactgcaccgagtgaggaggtgtatagtgaaaagagaagagggccaagcaccgagccctgaggcacccctgttgtcagcccatgtgatctggacacgccccctcgccaagatactttgaaggatctccctgtgaggtaggatgtaaaccacgagaggacagatcctgagatgccaagctccaagagtgtggagaacagtatatgatggttgaccgtgtcaaagacagcagacaggtccagcagtataaggactgaggattgaccagcggatctgccAACCcatagggaatcagtaactgacaggagaacAGTTTCAggagagtgaccttgcctatagccagactgatatggctctaacaggttgttgtcttggaggaactgtgagacctgactgagacggcacgctctagtagtttagacatgaatggaagcagtgagaccggccggtagtttccaacctgggctgggttgagtgtgggtttcttcagcagcggggtaacccgagcttgcttgaaggcagaaggaaagacaccggatttaagagaggaggtgataatatgggttactgcaggtttgattgcaggtaaaatgctctgcaggatgtcagagggaacaggatcaagaggacaggttgtgggttttgagttgacaagaagtttagagacttggtcctcatttagagagaggaaggagcagagtgaggcaccagtagctggtttggtaaggctgagttggtcaggctcagtgaattggttactgatggtagcgaccttttcagtgaagtaggaagcaaacatttctgcagtcagcacagtgggaggctgagcaggtggtggagatagaagagagttaaactcCATGAAtgtgtcgtgtgttgggagcattgcggatcttgttctgataaaaggttttcttggCTGCCTTTAgtctggatgtgaaagtttcaggttttttctggtactcagacaagtcagtgtgttcttttgatttgcgccactttctttctgcagccctgagtccggctctgtgctccctcagAACCTCGGTGAgacatggactgggaggattttgtctggctggttttgacaccagaggacagagtttgtccagagaggaggcgagagaggagcagagtgtttctgtagcctatTTAGGATTACagggtcaagtttaccttcatgacaactgtgagggggtgaattttgttttctcttagctacaggcagctcagagtttgatgggtgtcaatcatccacccccgcAGTCTCCCTcgcagctccacctctttgtccattttggattttccgggaatgacaaCATGTtcgatgctgccaagatggcgatggtgggaatcgcccaatgagcttcaattcagctcttcagaaacctacgggtgacgtccgtccatcttttatatacagtctatgtcCCCCTCTCTTTTCAACGGGGGTAGCTAGTAGCTACAGCCAGGTTACATCACAGCAGTGGGCTGAGTGGAGCTTGCcgacagctttttatttatgctgcatTGCTAGAGttgtgctaaattagcttaaggTGCTCCCCGTCTGTTAGCAATAGCATCATTGTTGTTATCCCAACCTATCATAGCATTAGCTAAGTAGCCAGTAACTGGAGAAATAACGTAAGCGTACAAAATATCGGAGAGTACAGAACGACTGTTCATCACTCCGTCAGCTGCAGGTTGAGGCGTATTTTAGGAGGATAGATGTGAAtgcagaggggaggaggtttattcactgcagcactgaaaacttattattaatattacaatCTGTCTTCAGTCACCGTCGTGATGTCATGTCTCCTTTAGTTTTACTTTGCGAGAAAATAAGaacataataacataaaaataactaaaataatacTAACAGCGACTCACTATGTCTTACAATTACTGCCAGACCGTTTGTTaccattatatataaaatacaactttATCAAAGACTACatctttttgacatttgagaaaaacatatctggtttttattttggtataTGATATATGTCATGATAAAtttcatggcaaagaaaatatttgagaaaagaaaatgtaatttaacattaaagagCATCAGAAGGctgaataaataatgtttagccAACATCACCCATGTTGGTTATATAAGGCAAACaccttatatatattttctacctgtactttaacctacttctaatttgcatcagcaagaagtacaaaacaagatgtatttaataattcatcattcatttatacaattTACTTATAGATTGACTTTTCTTaaggttatatattttaatttcccagttatttaatgctttgttgcatgtttttggaaattcttctgtttgtgaaacagtaaaatgttctgcctGTAATTCATACTTTTGTTGGTGTAAGTGTAGATAAACCAAAAGTAAAGTTaacttattatatatatatatatatatatatatatatatatatatatatatatatatatacacacatatacacacacacattcccaaGCAGTTATACGagaatgtaagaaaaccatgagaacatctctgtccactttagagcttccgctaatttctccacacaaaccaggagtcacatgaaagcagagactctccTGGTcacagagacgtctgtctcatcactgtgggacagacaTCTGTAGGgcagcagccagaaccagaaatcatgtcttactctgcctttgtttgaaataaatcatgAAAATCCGTGTAGTTTCCGTGGAGATGAAgtggattttaaaatgaagtatTCACTCTTCCAAACTTatactatcttgggcttcacttcgaATAAATACTAATAGACATACTATACTACACTTTCCTCTGTGCGTGTCATTAGTAATGTCTAACTCACTAAGCAGAACCACCCATTATAGTTACGACATCAACAGCCATGTTGTAAAATTGCTGCTTTACTGATCAATTTCCACGTAAAACAGCAGTTTCTGGTTATATCATTATCGCGATTCTGTCATTTAGAATATTCTTTATTCATGAACAAGCATATAATAGCGCTGTTTATAATCaaccaaaacataaaattataCAACTTTAAAAGCTGTTCAGGTTACAGACCGATAGGAGCTGTTGTTTTTAGAGATTAGCATAATGAAGCAAATAAGCTAGCAAGAAAACTGTCTgataaactgtgtttacattAACCAGGAAACATACACCAGTTAAACAAGAAGCCgaaattaacttgttttaaataCATATGTTAGGGGGaagaatataaagaaatatcCAACCTCTAGGTTAGCCGTTGTCACATCCATGTAGCGTTAGCTTAACAAGAAGCTAACTAGTAAGTGagcatgtttcttcttctattgtTTATATTCAACTTAATGACTTTACTGCCACCTAGCGTGTTAAAGGACGTCATAGCCATATCACACATATTCATACAGCATATATGTCTGTGGTCACAGAAAGAACAGTATGGTCACTCTTCTTCAAAACCAGCTTTTAACCAatgttttccttaaaaaaatgttttcctttaaatggTGGCATGCTGCTAGTCAAGGTAGCAGTATTAGGTAGTTTGGGCTGATTGTAGCATTAATATAAAATTGGATGCGTTGATATTTTCTCAAGTGTATAGTTTGGATTTGTATTTCCTTCCAAAATATAGTTCTGTTCATCACCAGTATGGATAGAAGCATCTGTGATAAGGCTGGATTCACTAGGATCaagcatttatattttattcctttactTCTACTTTTAAGGAtccattaaacatttaaacattaaaatcagaCTATCTGCCACTGCATAAGGAGGTTGTAACCATCAGCTTCTAATCATATGGATATGAGAATTTATAAGAAAACATTAATGTGTAGTCTACAGCTGAAGAAAGACAGACTGATCCCAGTAGTttaatgagacattttattTCATACGTCTGTTGTCTGAATTCAAATTACAGTAATATACTTGCTGAGATGACCACCGGCTGCAGCCTGGACAGCTAAAACTGACAGCTGTACTATTTAAagcaaacttcttttttttttctatactttttattttta containing:
- the zgc:101664 gene encoding shieldin complex subunit 3, which codes for MEDVVLHYQPGSANRLSSLLDRTAKLLGPFPCRTPPVFTPWFPTVASDCRLPIRPAKPAPIIASTGDLLSVTKPDTEDEKRGAIDRLVARKRSAHIEPPPRSTQQTKDAFCISETPNHPLRHAASLRKQPQPVRRSWSVFTQRGVLLQSSETLSKCFRHMMSVHRLHLRQRAKWVISEYNCSNIEKTWCSLNRSVRTSRLPTCNANIQRDRAEIWVFCDVAYSEQVGHFLKEELQLSGSISLSVHRLGNIFSM